The genome window GCACAACCTCCAACAATTAAATTATTTCTTACTGCTATATTTCCTAAATAAATATATTCTTGAGGTTCTCCTCTTAATCTTAGTTTAACATAAGATACTATACAAACTTTAATAAGTTGACCTTGTTTTTTAAAAACAATTTCCTTTATTGTTGGTTCAGTAACAGGATTACCACCAACCCATTGACCTAAATCATCATTCCAAACTTCCCTTATTAGTTGTTTGCAATCTGGAAATATTTTTAAACTATAACTTCCTTGTGTTAAACTATATCTTACATACTCATTTTGATCTGGGTTTTGTGGGTCTCTATGTGAAAAAACTATTGAATTATATGATACATTATCATCCATTGGTTGATTATATATTAGAGGTGTACCGGGTTTATATAAAAAACATGCATCTCTTATCTCTCTTTCCAATCTATCCATACCTGCTCTTAAATTATCAATAAGAGCAGTTCTCATATAATTTTCTTGATTAAATGTTGTG of Caldisericia bacterium contains these proteins:
- a CDS encoding prepilin-type N-terminal cleavage/methylation domain-containing protein, which encodes MSHKGFTLIELLIAITVFSIILAGLYPVFSQITTFNQENYMRTALIDNLRAGMDRLEREIRDACFLYKPGTPLIYNQPMDDNVSYNSIVFSHRDPQNPDQNEYVRYSLTQGSYSLKIFPDCKQLIREVWNDDLGQWVGGNPVTEPTIKEIVFKKQGQLIKVCIVSYVKLRLRGEPQEYIYLGNIAVRNNLIVGGCAP